In Streptomyces sp. NBC_01551, one DNA window encodes the following:
- a CDS encoding phage holin family protein, producing MSAVDQGAEGAERTLGQLVASATAEMSALVHDEIALAKAEIRQDVKRVGIGGTAIGIAGVFALFSLPVLSFAAAYGIHNLGLGLAWSFLIVGVAFLLLAGLLALIAVKRFKKVSPPERSIASVKETAALIQTVKPHPRPVSDKAVGVARSSS from the coding sequence ATGAGTGCAGTGGACCAAGGGGCAGAAGGCGCCGAGCGCACACTCGGCCAGCTGGTCGCCTCGGCCACCGCCGAGATGTCCGCCCTGGTGCACGACGAGATCGCCCTCGCCAAGGCGGAGATCCGCCAGGACGTCAAGCGCGTGGGGATCGGTGGCACCGCCATCGGTATCGCCGGCGTGTTCGCGCTGTTCTCGCTGCCGGTGCTGAGCTTCGCCGCCGCGTACGGGATCCACAACCTCGGGCTCGGGCTCGCCTGGTCCTTCCTGATCGTGGGCGTGGCGTTCCTGCTGCTCGCGGGCCTGCTCGCGCTGATCGCCGTGAAGAGGTTCAAGAAGGTCAGCCCGCCGGAGAGGTCGATCGCCTCCGTCAAGGAGACCGCCGCGCTGATCCAGACCGTCAAGCCGCATCCGCGGCCGGTCAGTGACAAGGCCGTGGGTGTGGCACGCTCGTCCTCATGA
- the nhaA gene encoding Na+/H+ antiporter NhaA: MATPTPRRKLLGLLSLPERRFVADALRAETVGGVLLLVAAIAALLWANIPAIADSYDSVRSFHIGPAALGLDLSLQHWAADGLLAIFFFVAGIELKRELVAGDLRDPKAAALPVIAAVCGMAVPALVYVLVNTLGNGSTDGWAVPTATDIAFALAVLAVIGTSLPSALRAFLLTLAVVDDLFAILIIAVFFTSEIDFLALGGAVVGLVLFWFLLRKGVRGWYVYVPLALVIWGLMYNSGVHATIAGVAMGLMLRCSRREGERQSPGEHVEHLVRPVSAGLAVPLFALFSAGVSLSDEAIAQVFTRPETLGVVLGLVVGKTVGIFGGTWLAARFTKAELNEDLAWPDVLAVASLAGIGFTVSLLIGELAFAGDATLTDEIKAAVLFGSLIAAIVASVLLKLRDRKYRALTAAEELDEDLDGIPDIYEQDKPEYHLRMARIHEEKAAEHRRKASAAAASGAEATAGSSAEADRPA, translated from the coding sequence GTGGCCACGCCCACCCCCCGCCGCAAGCTGCTCGGCCTGCTCTCACTGCCCGAGCGCCGGTTCGTGGCCGACGCCCTGCGCGCCGAGACCGTCGGCGGTGTGCTGCTCCTCGTGGCCGCGATCGCCGCCCTCCTGTGGGCGAACATCCCCGCCATCGCCGACAGCTACGACAGCGTCCGCTCCTTCCACATAGGCCCGGCCGCCCTGGGCCTGGACCTCTCGCTCCAGCACTGGGCGGCCGACGGACTGCTCGCGATCTTCTTCTTCGTCGCCGGCATCGAGCTCAAGCGCGAACTCGTCGCGGGCGACCTGCGGGACCCCAAGGCGGCCGCCCTCCCGGTGATCGCCGCCGTCTGCGGCATGGCCGTGCCCGCGCTGGTCTACGTCCTGGTCAACACCCTAGGCAACGGCTCCACGGACGGCTGGGCCGTCCCGACCGCCACCGACATCGCCTTCGCGCTCGCCGTCCTCGCGGTCATCGGCACCTCGCTGCCGTCCGCCCTGCGCGCGTTCCTGCTGACCCTGGCCGTGGTCGACGACCTCTTCGCCATCCTGATCATCGCGGTGTTCTTCACCAGCGAGATCGACTTCCTCGCTCTCGGCGGCGCGGTCGTGGGCCTGGTCCTCTTCTGGTTCCTGCTCCGCAAGGGGGTGCGCGGCTGGTACGTCTACGTCCCGCTCGCCCTGGTCATCTGGGGCCTGATGTACAACAGCGGCGTCCACGCCACCATCGCCGGTGTCGCGATGGGCCTGATGCTCCGCTGCTCGCGCAGGGAAGGCGAGCGCCAGTCCCCCGGCGAGCACGTCGAGCACCTCGTACGGCCCGTCTCGGCCGGGCTCGCCGTCCCCCTCTTCGCCCTGTTCTCCGCCGGCGTCTCCCTCTCCGACGAAGCCATCGCACAGGTCTTCACCCGGCCCGAGACCCTCGGCGTGGTCCTCGGCCTGGTCGTCGGCAAGACGGTGGGCATCTTCGGCGGCACCTGGCTCGCCGCCCGCTTCACCAAGGCCGAACTGAACGAGGACCTCGCCTGGCCCGACGTCCTGGCCGTCGCCTCGCTCGCCGGCATCGGGTTCACCGTCTCGCTGCTGATCGGCGAACTCGCCTTCGCCGGCGACGCCACCCTCACGGACGAGATCAAGGCCGCCGTCCTGTTCGGCTCCCTCATCGCCGCGATCGTCGCGAGCGTGCTGCTCAAGCTGCGCGACCGCAAGTACCGGGCGCTGACCGCGGCCGAGGAGCTCGACGAGGACCTCGACGGCATCCCGGACATCTACGAACAGGACAAACCGGAGTACCACCTGCGCATGGCGCGCATCCACGAGGAGAAGGCGGCCGAGCACCGCCGCAAGGCGTCCGCGGCGGCGGCATCCGGCGCGGAAGCAACGGCCGGGTCCAGCGCCGAGGCCGACCGTCCGGCATGA
- a CDS encoding alpha/beta fold hydrolase — MTAPSPDFGSTPPTAATAVRIGVPGGRAVTHRDVAANGARFHVAELGDGPLVLLLHGFPQFWWAWRHQMVALADAGYRAVAMDLRGVGGSDRTPRGYDPANLALDITGVVRSLGEPDAALVGHDLGGYLAWTAAVMRPKLVRRLVVSSMPHPRRWRSAMLADFGQTRASSHIWGFQRPFIPERQLVADDGALVGQLIRDWSGPMLPDDEDDERIAVYRRAMCIPSTAHCSIEPYRWMMRSMARPDGLQFNRRMKRPVRVPTLHLHGSLDPVMRTRSAAGSGQYVEAPYRWRLFDGLGHFPHEEDPVAFSTELVNWLGDPEPDR, encoded by the coding sequence ATGACAGCGCCCTCGCCGGATTTCGGCAGTACCCCGCCCACCGCCGCGACGGCGGTCAGGATCGGCGTACCCGGCGGGAGGGCTGTGACGCACCGGGACGTCGCGGCCAACGGGGCCCGGTTCCACGTCGCCGAGCTGGGTGACGGGCCGCTGGTCCTGCTGCTGCACGGGTTCCCGCAGTTCTGGTGGGCCTGGCGGCACCAGATGGTCGCGCTCGCCGACGCCGGGTACCGCGCGGTCGCCATGGACCTGCGCGGGGTGGGCGGCAGCGACCGGACCCCGCGCGGCTACGACCCGGCGAACCTGGCGCTCGACATCACCGGGGTCGTACGGTCCCTCGGCGAGCCGGACGCCGCGCTCGTCGGACACGACCTGGGCGGCTACCTCGCGTGGACGGCGGCCGTGATGCGGCCCAAGCTGGTCCGCCGGCTGGTCGTGTCGTCGATGCCGCACCCGCGGCGGTGGCGCTCGGCGATGCTGGCGGACTTCGGGCAGACCCGGGCGAGTTCGCACATCTGGGGCTTCCAGCGGCCGTTCATCCCCGAGCGGCAGCTCGTCGCCGATGACGGGGCGCTCGTGGGGCAGCTGATCCGGGACTGGTCCGGGCCGATGCTGCCGGACGACGAGGACGACGAGCGCATCGCCGTGTACCGGCGGGCCATGTGCATCCCGTCCACCGCGCACTGCTCCATCGAGCCGTACCGCTGGATGATGCGGTCCATGGCCCGGCCGGACGGGCTCCAGTTCAACCGCCGGATGAAGCGGCCGGTGCGGGTGCCGACGCTGCACCTGCACGGTTCGCTCGACCCCGTGATGCGCACGCGGAGCGCGGCCGGTTCCGGGCAGTACGTCGAAGCCCCTTACCGGTGGCGGCTGTTCGACGGCCTGGGGCACTTCCCGCACGAGGAGGACCCCGTGGCCTTCTCGACCGAGCTGGTGAACTGGCTGGGGGACCCCGAGCCGGACCGCTGA
- a CDS encoding MarP family serine protease — MNVLDILLLVAAVWFAIVGYRQGFVVGILSVIGFLGGGLVAVSLLPLIWDWATNNGTEVTTPVVVIAVVAIIICASIGQALTTHLGSKLRRHITWSPARALDATGGALVNVVAMLLVAWLIGSALAGTSLPTLGKQVRNSKVLLGVSRVVPTQANTWFSDFSSTLARNGFPQVFSPFSNEPITEVQAPDPDLATGDVAAAAKRSIVKVVGTAPSCSKVLEGTGFVFAPGKVMTNAHVVGGVGEPTVQIGGEGKLYDGKVVLYDWQRDIAVLDVPKLKAPALEFTEKDAVTGGDAIVAGFPENGGYDVRAARVRTRINANGPDIYHRGTVRRDVYSLFATVRQGNSGGPLLTPDGRVYGVVFAKSLDDPNTGYALTADEIRDDIQQGRIANRRVDSQGCAL, encoded by the coding sequence GTGAACGTGCTGGACATCCTGTTGCTGGTCGCCGCCGTGTGGTTCGCGATCGTCGGCTACCGCCAGGGGTTCGTCGTCGGCATCCTGTCGGTGATCGGCTTCCTCGGCGGTGGTCTCGTCGCCGTGTCCCTGCTCCCGCTGATCTGGGACTGGGCGACGAACAACGGCACCGAGGTCACCACCCCGGTCGTCGTGATCGCCGTGGTCGCGATCATCATCTGCGCATCGATCGGCCAGGCCCTGACCACCCATCTGGGCAGCAAGCTGCGCCGCCACATCACGTGGTCACCGGCCCGCGCGCTCGACGCGACCGGCGGGGCGCTGGTCAACGTCGTCGCGATGCTGCTCGTGGCGTGGCTGATCGGCTCGGCGCTCGCCGGGACCTCGCTGCCCACCCTGGGCAAGCAGGTCCGTAACTCCAAGGTGCTGCTCGGCGTGTCGAGGGTGGTGCCGACCCAGGCGAACACCTGGTTCTCGGACTTCAGCTCGACCCTGGCCCGCAACGGCTTCCCGCAGGTCTTCAGCCCGTTCTCCAACGAGCCCATCACCGAGGTGCAGGCGCCCGACCCGGACCTCGCCACCGGCGACGTCGCCGCGGCAGCCAAGCGCTCGATCGTGAAGGTCGTCGGCACCGCGCCCAGTTGCAGCAAGGTGCTGGAGGGCACCGGCTTCGTCTTCGCGCCGGGCAAGGTGATGACCAACGCCCACGTCGTCGGCGGGGTCGGCGAGCCGACCGTACAGATCGGCGGCGAGGGCAAGCTGTACGACGGCAAGGTCGTGCTCTACGACTGGCAGCGCGACATCGCCGTCCTGGACGTGCCCAAGCTGAAGGCGCCCGCGCTGGAGTTCACCGAGAAGGACGCGGTGACCGGCGGCGACGCGATCGTCGCCGGGTTCCCCGAGAACGGCGGGTACGACGTGCGCGCCGCCCGGGTCCGTACCCGGATCAACGCCAACGGCCCGGACATCTACCACCGGGGCACCGTCCGGCGCGACGTGTACTCGCTGTTCGCGACGGTCCGTCAGGGCAACTCCGGCGGCCCGCTGCTGACGCCCGACGGGCGGGTGTACGGGGTCGTGTTCGCGAAGTCCCTCGACGACCCGAACACCGGTTACGCCCTGACGGCGGACGAGATCCGCGACGACATCCAGCAGGGGAGGATCGCGAACCGCCGGGTCGACAGCCAGGGCTGCGCCCTCTGA